The following are encoded together in the Cicer arietinum cultivar CDC Frontier isolate Library 1 chromosome 2, Cicar.CDCFrontier_v2.0, whole genome shotgun sequence genome:
- the LOC101498805 gene encoding pentatricopeptide repeat-containing protein At2g44880-like, which translates to MALREGLEVHCVVLKNGFCVNLYVGTSLVEMFVRSLVSWTAVIVGFARCGDMSEARKLFDVMPDRDIASSNVMIDGYVKKGCMDLARDLFDKMKDKNVISWTSMVHGYCEDDDVVAARFMFDCMPVKNVLSWNAMIRGYCENRRPHDALKLFWEMRGRLDVEMNKVTIVSVLPVVADLSSLDLGGWIYGFVQRNRLDEDVHVYALVDMYTKCGEIGKAKLLFEEMNEKDTSSWNALINGCGVNGCGKEALEVFATMLRERFEPNEITMTSVLSAYHCGLVEEGRRCFKEMERFGIVPQIEHYGCMIDLLGRVGYLDEAENLIFCVVALSVASSV; encoded by the coding sequence atggctttgagagaaggtttggaggttcattgtgttgttttgaaaaatgggttttgtgttaatttgtatgttgggacttctttggttgaaatgtttgtgagaagtttggtttcttggactgctgttattgttgggtttgctaggtgtggggatatgagtgaggccagaaagctttttgatgttatgcctgatagagatattgcttcttctaatgttatgattgatgggtatgtgaaaaaggggtgtatggatttggcgagggatttgtttgataagatgaaggataagaatgttatttcttggactagtatggttcatggttattgtgaggatgatgatgttgtggcggctaggtttatgtttgattgtatgcctgtcaagaatGTGCTTAGTTGGAATGCGATGATTAGGGGATATTGTGAGAATAGACGACCGCACGATGCGTTGAAGTTGTTTTGGGAAATGAGGGGACGTTTGGATGTGGAAATGAATAAAGTGACGATTGTGAGTGTTCTTCCTGTTGTTGCTGATTTGAGTTCTTTGGATTTGGGTGGTTGGATTTATGGGTTTGTGCAAAGGAACCgacttgatgaagatgttcatgtgtatgctttggttgatatgtatacaaaatgtggggaaattggaaaagctaaattgctttttgaggagatgaatgaaaaagatacatcgtcgtggaatgctttgataaatggttgtggtgtcaatggttgtgggaaggaagcgttagaagtattcgCAACAATGTTACGGGAAAgatttgaaccgaatgagataacaatgactagtgtgttatctgcttaccattgtggtttggtagaggaaggaagaagatgcttcaaagaaatggagagatttggaattgtgcctcagattgagcattatggttgtatgattgaccttctaggaagggttggatacttggatgaggctgaaaatttgatcttctgtgttgtcgctctgtctgttgcttcttctgtttga